Below is a window of Desulfosoma caldarium DNA.
GACCGATGACGCGGTGGCGCATGCCGCGCGCGTGGCCGCCGAGTTGGGCGCGGACATCATCAAGATACCGGCTCCGCAGCATGTGGAAAGCATGGAACGGATCGTGGCCGGAGTTCCTGTGCCGGTGGTCATGGCCGGTGGCAGCAAGGAAGCCGATGAGCAGGCTTTCTTAAAAAAAATTCAACAGGGACTTCAGGCCGGTTTTGCAGGGGTTGCGGTGGGTCGAAACGTTTTTCAGCATGCCAATCCGGAACGGTTTCTGAAAGCCATCGTGGCTTTGGTCCACGAGGGACGAGCGGTGGAGGAGGTTTGGAATCCGTGAAGACCCTTCCGGTCATTGTGGCGGTAACGGGGGCCAGTGGAGCGCCCTATGCTCGGCGGCTTCTTCAATGCTTGGCCGATCAAGGTGTCTTGGCCCACGTGGTGGCTTCTTCCGCCGGCCGACTTGTTTACCGTCTGGAAACGGGAAAAGACATCGAGGAAGACCTTCCGGATGGGACACCTCTTTACGATGAAGATCAGTTCAGTGCCCCCATTGCCAGCGGCTCCTTTCGTACCCGAGGCATGGTGGTGGTGCCCTGCACCATGGGCACTCTGGCCGCTATCGCCCACGGCCTGGCCAATAACCTCATTCATCGAGCTGCCGATGTGTGCCTCAAGGAACGCCGTCCGCTCATCGTGGTGCCTCGAGAAACCCCGCTCAGCCTCGTGCATCTGAAAAACATGGTGGCGATTACCGAAGCCGGCGGTCTCGTGTTGCCTCCGGCTCCGGGTTTTTACCACCATCCTCGCTGTGTGGACGATCTGGTGGAATTCATCGTGGGCCGCATTCTAGAGCACCTAGGCCTGACCCAGGAGTTCATGCCTGCCTGGCAGGGCCTTTAAACCGAAGACCTTCTGGAATCCGGCCGATCCGCCTCATATTTCCCTCGGCAGGGCCCTTAGTGTTTGAAGGCCCTCTGGCCCGTGAACACCATGGTCGCGCCCGCTTCGTTGCAAGCTTCGATGACTTCCCAATCCCTGAGCGACCCGCCTGGCTGGACCACGGCCGTGACCCCTTGACGAAGCCCCACGTCCACGCCGTCTCGAAACGGGAAAAAGGCATCGGAAACCATGGTGGACCCCGGAAGGCCCGCTTTGACCTCGCGCACCGCCGCGTCGATTTCCTCTCGATCCTTTCGAGGGCGTTGTCCCGTTTCCACGGCACGCTCCAGTTCCTTGTAGGAGAGGCCGTATTTTTCAAAGCAGAGCGCATCCCCGTAGTTGCGGTACGCCTTGTAGACGGCCAGTTCAGCCACGCCCACGCGGTCCTGTTCCCCGGTGCCAATGGCCACCGTGCACAAATCTTTGACGTAAAGGACGGAGTTGGAGGTCACCCCTTGTTCCACATACCAGCCGAACAGAAGATCTTGAATTTCCTTTTCAGTGGGCATCCTTTGAATGCGGTAAGTTTTGCCTTCGTGCACGGCTTCCGCCAGTTTGAGATCCTGGGGGCCTTTGACGGCGCACAGCTGGGATTGCTGCACGATGAGGCCGCCATCCATGAGGGATTTGAAATCCACGAAGCGAAGATGCCGATATTCTTCTAGGCGATCCATGCGCCGCACCTGAATGATGCGCAGGTTCGCTCGTTTCTTGACGATTTCCAGAGATCCTTCCTCAAAATCCGGAGCGGCCAGAACTTCCAGGTAGTTTTGAGCCACCAGTTCTGCCGTAGTCTTGTCCAAGGGCCGATTCAACACCAGACAGCCTCCAAAAGCCGCGATGCGGTCCGCGCGGTTGGCGCGCGCGTAAGCTTCCGCCAGAGTCTGGCCGTGGGCGACGCCGCAGGGATTGTTGTGCTTGAGAATGACCGCGCAGGGGCGGTCCATGAGATATTTAACGATATTCAACCCATTGTCCAGGTCCGTCAGGTTGATCTTACCCGGGTGTTTTCCTGCCTGCACCATGTCCTCCTCGGTGATGGCGCTCACAAGCCCGCGTTTCGGTTCGATAAAACGGCAGTCACCAAGGGTCAGATTACCGGAAATCAGCTCATAGAGGGCGGC
It encodes the following:
- a CDS encoding IMP cyclohydrolase, translating into MSQDLKKMYRTVMDDHFPEELSIRFGHQELVYRKRTWKFPDDKTGELIEKGLRYGENPGQEAALYELISGNLTLGDCRFIEPKRGLVSAITEEDMVQAGKHPGKINLTDLDNGLNIVKYLMDRPCAVILKHNNPCGVAHGQTLAEAYARANRADRIAAFGGCLVLNRPLDKTTAELVAQNYLEVLAAPDFEEGSLEIVKKRANLRIIQVRRMDRLEEYRHLRFVDFKSLMDGGLIVQQSQLCAVKGPQDLKLAEAVHEGKTYRIQRMPTEKEIQDLLFGWYVEQGVTSNSVLYVKDLCTVAIGTGEQDRVGVAELAVYKAYRNYGDALCFEKYGLSYKELERAVETGQRPRKDREEIDAAVREVKAGLPGSTMVSDAFFPFRDGVDVGLRQGVTAVVQPGGSLRDWEVIEACNEAGATMVFTGQRAFKH
- a CDS encoding UbiX family flavin prenyltransferase, whose protein sequence is MKTLPVIVAVTGASGAPYARRLLQCLADQGVLAHVVASSAGRLVYRLETGKDIEEDLPDGTPLYDEDQFSAPIASGSFRTRGMVVVPCTMGTLAAIAHGLANNLIHRAADVCLKERRPLIVVPRETPLSLVHLKNMVAITEAGGLVLPPAPGFYHHPRCVDDLVEFIVGRILEHLGLTQEFMPAWQGL